From Camelina sativa cultivar DH55 chromosome 7, Cs, whole genome shotgun sequence, one genomic window encodes:
- the LOC104701815 gene encoding LOW QUALITY PROTEIN: putative F-box protein At1g71320 (The sequence of the model RefSeq protein was modified relative to this genomic sequence to represent the inferred CDS: deleted 1 base in 1 codon), with amino-acid sequence MEDNKHNNPKTIIISEDIVEEIFYHLPIKPLARFKVLSKKWRSMIESAYFSHKRLVRTGLPTPNVKLLVVSQQLSAKFDKQDSDSTTLCLNTFSRYDDHNNGKYCPSSSSYYTFPDDPIDKSQKKTIQVLGSCDGLVLIRIYDDFRYIYLINPTTKEHMKLSPAFSQWPFTLNFTLTTMVDRPWRELSQSVIDYEGELVKIMLFLAGFGKDIVTNSYMVVLIYSRLGDYDSDCFKANVISFDSGKQSDTGFYSLDNHSFCKEQSSVYANGSLFWLTIKYRTFSMLLLAIDLHTEKFRWIMLPKCYTNYTMPTSIEMWNLNDRLCISDVLNGSNLGVWSLQQEYPPDEKWEIIYSISFISTSQLHKKYWMLGLAAAYFGSVRKNRYQVSLARQRTIFFSPTMISPASLML; translated from the exons ATGGAGGATAACAAACATAATAATCCTAAGACAATTATAATATCAGAGGATATAGTTGAAGAGATCTTTTACCATCTTCCAATAAAACCACTCGCTAGATTCAAAGTCTTGTCGAAAAAATGGAGATCGATGATCGAATCAGCTTATTTTTCCCACAAGCGACTCGTTCGTACAGGATTACCAACCCCTAATGTGAAACTTCTAGTTGTTAGCCAACAATTGTCAGCCAAGTTTGATAAACaagattcagactcaacaactTTGTGTTTGAATACTTTTTCTAGATATGATGATCACAACAATGGAAAAtattgtccttcttcttctagttaCTACACTTTTCCTGATGATCCAATTGACaaatcacaaaagaaaactaTTCAAGTC TTGGGGTCTTGTGATGGATTGGTCTTGATTCGTATCTACGACGATTTTAGGTACATTTACTTGATCAATCCGACGACTAAAGAACACATGAAACTTTCTCCGGCGTTTTCGCAATGGCCATTTACTCTTAACTTCACATTAACTACAATGGTCGATAgaccatggagagaactttcTCAATCAGTCATAGATTATGAAGGTGAATTAGTGAAGATAATGCTGTTTCTTGCTGGATTTGGCAAAGATATTGTTACAAACTCTTATATGGTGGTTTTGATTTATTCAAGACTTGGAGATTATGATTCTGATTGTTTCAAGGCCAATGTCATATCCTTTGATAGCGGTAAGCAAAGCGACACAGGCTTTTATAGTTTAGATAATCATAGTTTCTGCAAAGAGCAATCATCAGTCTACGCAAACGGATCCCTCTTTTGGTTGACAATAAAATATCGAACATTTTCAATGCTACTACTAGCTATCGATCTTCATACCGAAAAATTTCGATGGATAATGTTACCAAAGTGTTACACCAATTATACTATGCCTACTAGTATAGAAATGTGGAATCTCAATGATCGTTTGTGCATATCGGATGTGCTAAACGGTTCAAATTTGGGCGTTTGGAGTTTACAACAAGAATATCCTCCTGACGAGAAATGGGAGATAATATATTCTATTAGTTTTATAAGTACCAGCCAGTTACATAAAAAGTATTGGATGCTTGGTCTAGCGGCTGCCTATTTTGGAAGTGTTAGAAAGAATCGATATCAAGTTTCTTTAGctagacaaagaacaatttttttttcgcCGACAATGATTTCTCCTGCAAGTTTGATGCTTTGA